A single window of Phycisphaeraceae bacterium DNA harbors:
- the acs gene encoding acetate--CoA ligase — protein MTTSPSQPGPSGDIDSVLNETRLFQPPSAAELGLPGGAQWLVPSIGAYREMHRRSIEQPGEFWGSIAKELHWFTPWTSVVSWSPPDARWFDGATTNIAYNCLERQIQAGLGDRTAILWEGEPVGPSGPEVRRLSYRDLLCESSKLANALKAMGVRKGQVVTIYMGMVPELPIALLACARIGAPHSVIFGGFSAHAIADRLTDASSRTVITCDGAWRRGKVVPLKENVDAAVSQLEKAKPGAAAVDHVICLKRCGNTVEWNAGRDRWWHDVVDKASDQCPAERMNSEDMLFLLYTSGSTGKPKGIVHTTGGYMVHVYATAKYAWNFGDPAGAGGDAPLYWCTADIGWVTGHSYILYGILPNRVTSLMFEGAPNFPAEDRFWDIVERHRVTHFYTAPTAIRAFMKWGEKHPKKHDLSSLRILGTVGEPINPEAWMWYREHIGADRCPIVDTWWQTETGGFMIAPLPGAMPTKPGSCTLPFFGVDAAVVNEQGHEVGANKGGLLVIRRPWPGIIRGVHGDRDRFVQTYFSRVRDPATGQAYYFTGDGARRDADGYFWVMGRIDDVINVAGHRLGTMEIESALVSHPAVVEAAVVGMPHDIKGTGIAAFVTLGSGQRAGEDLRAALLEHVSREIGPIARPDSIRFTDALPKTRSGKIMRRLLRDIASGVENIRQDTTTLEDYSILAKLRGDDES, from the coding sequence ATGACCACAAGCCCATCACAGCCGGGTCCCTCCGGCGACATCGATTCGGTGCTGAACGAGACACGTCTCTTTCAGCCGCCCTCCGCGGCGGAACTCGGCCTTCCCGGCGGTGCCCAGTGGCTCGTCCCATCGATCGGCGCCTACCGAGAGATGCACCGCCGGTCGATCGAGCAGCCGGGCGAGTTCTGGGGGTCGATCGCGAAGGAACTGCACTGGTTCACGCCGTGGACGTCGGTTGTTTCGTGGAGCCCGCCGGATGCCCGCTGGTTCGACGGCGCGACAACCAACATCGCGTACAACTGCCTCGAGCGACAGATCCAAGCGGGTCTCGGCGACCGGACGGCGATCCTGTGGGAAGGCGAGCCCGTGGGGCCCTCCGGGCCCGAGGTTCGACGCCTCTCGTACCGAGATTTGCTGTGCGAATCATCGAAGCTGGCGAACGCGCTCAAGGCGATGGGAGTCCGAAAGGGTCAGGTCGTCACAATCTATATGGGCATGGTGCCGGAACTGCCGATCGCGCTGCTCGCCTGTGCGCGCATCGGGGCGCCGCATTCGGTCATCTTCGGCGGGTTCAGCGCGCACGCGATCGCCGACCGGCTGACCGATGCCTCATCGAGGACCGTGATCACGTGCGACGGGGCGTGGCGCCGCGGCAAGGTGGTCCCGCTGAAGGAGAACGTCGACGCGGCGGTCTCGCAACTCGAGAAGGCCAAGCCCGGCGCCGCCGCGGTGGACCACGTGATCTGCCTGAAGCGGTGCGGCAACACCGTGGAGTGGAACGCCGGCCGAGACCGCTGGTGGCACGACGTGGTGGACAAGGCGTCCGATCAATGCCCTGCCGAGCGGATGAACAGCGAGGACATGCTGTTCCTTCTGTACACATCCGGTTCGACCGGCAAGCCCAAGGGGATCGTGCACACCACGGGCGGGTACATGGTGCACGTGTACGCGACAGCGAAGTACGCATGGAACTTCGGCGATCCGGCCGGAGCCGGTGGCGATGCACCGCTGTACTGGTGCACCGCCGATATCGGCTGGGTCACCGGCCACTCCTACATCCTTTACGGCATCCTCCCCAACCGCGTGACTTCGTTGATGTTCGAGGGGGCGCCGAACTTCCCCGCCGAGGATCGCTTCTGGGACATCGTCGAGCGGCACCGGGTGACGCATTTCTATACCGCGCCGACCGCGATCCGCGCGTTCATGAAGTGGGGCGAGAAGCACCCGAAGAAGCACGACCTGTCCTCGCTCCGCATCCTCGGAACGGTCGGCGAGCCGATCAATCCCGAGGCCTGGATGTGGTACCGGGAGCACATCGGCGCGGACCGCTGCCCGATCGTCGATACGTGGTGGCAGACCGAGACAGGCGGATTCATGATCGCGCCGCTGCCCGGCGCGATGCCCACCAAGCCCGGCTCGTGCACGCTCCCGTTCTTCGGCGTCGACGCCGCGGTCGTCAACGAACAGGGCCACGAGGTCGGCGCAAACAAGGGCGGCCTGCTGGTCATCCGCCGGCCGTGGCCGGGGATTATCCGCGGCGTCCACGGCGACCGCGACCGGTTCGTGCAGACCTACTTCTCGCGAGTCCGCGATCCGGCGACCGGCCAGGCGTACTACTTCACAGGCGATGGGGCGCGGCGCGACGCCGACGGCTACTTCTGGGTCATGGGCCGTATCGACGACGTCATCAACGTCGCGGGCCATCGGCTTGGGACGATGGAGATCGAATCGGCGCTGGTGTCGCATCCGGCTGTGGTCGAGGCCGCGGTCGTCGGGATGCCCCACGACATCAAGGGCACCGGCATCGCGGCGTTTGTGACGCTCGGATCCGGGCAGAGGGCCGGGGAGGACCTTCGCGCTGCCCTGCTCGAGCACGTCAGCCGCGAGATCGGCCCAATCGCCCGGCCCGATTCGATCCGTTTCACCGACGCCCTGCCGAAGACGCGGTCCGGCAAGATCATGCGGCGGCTGCTGCGCGATATTGCGTCCGGCGTCGAGAACATCCGGCAGGATACGACCACGCTGGAGGACTACTCGATCCTCGCGAAACTCAGGGGTGACGACGAATCGTGA
- a CDS encoding peptidyl-prolyl cis-trans isomerase, translated as MATSKGNIIIELNEEKAPISTANFLSYVDKDFYNGTIFHRVMDGFMIQGGGFTPDMEQKATDKPIKNEWKNGLKNVRGSIAMARTNVADSATSQFFINVQDNPGLDAPNDGAAYAVFGKVVAGMDVVDAIKSVETTTKRPHANVPVEPITINSVTRLTPEQAAEIIKGGAATKK; from the coding sequence ATGGCGACCTCCAAGGGCAACATCATCATCGAACTCAACGAGGAGAAGGCGCCGATCTCCACCGCGAACTTCCTCTCGTATGTCGACAAGGATTTCTACAACGGAACGATCTTCCACCGCGTGATGGACGGCTTCATGATCCAGGGAGGCGGGTTTACGCCCGACATGGAGCAGAAGGCCACTGACAAGCCGATCAAGAACGAGTGGAAGAACGGCCTGAAGAACGTGCGGGGATCGATCGCGATGGCACGCACAAACGTGGCCGACTCAGCGACGAGCCAGTTCTTCATCAACGTCCAGGACAATCCGGGCCTGGATGCCCCCAACGACGGCGCCGCCTACGCGGTCTTCGGCAAGGTTGTCGCCGGAATGGATGTGGTCGACGCCATTAAGTCCGTCGAGACCACCACCAAGCGACCGCACGCCAACGTTCCAGTCGAGCCGATCACGATCAACTCCGTCACGAGGCTCACCCCCGAGCAGGCGGCGGAGATCATCAAGGGCGGCGCGGCGACGAAGAAGTAG
- a CDS encoding peptidyl-prolyl cis-trans isomerase — protein sequence MSDLIKFTTSFGDIVVRVDAAKAPVSSKNFLAYVDKGHYNGTIFHRVISNFMVQGGGFTPDMKQKPTDAPIINEWHNGLKNTRGTLAMARLGGKPDSATCQFFINVVDNSFLDQAQADGAAYAVFGKVVSGMEVVDQIRAVKTTTRGGMQDVPTTAVVMTSVSRVPTDEAAKFI from the coding sequence ATGTCCGACCTCATCAAGTTCACCACGTCTTTTGGCGACATCGTCGTCCGGGTTGACGCCGCCAAGGCCCCGGTGTCGTCCAAGAACTTCCTCGCATACGTCGACAAGGGCCACTACAACGGCACGATCTTCCATCGCGTGATCTCCAACTTCATGGTGCAGGGCGGCGGCTTCACCCCCGACATGAAGCAGAAGCCCACTGACGCCCCAATCATCAACGAATGGCACAACGGCCTCAAGAACACCCGCGGCACGCTCGCCATGGCCCGGTTGGGCGGCAAGCCTGACTCGGCCACCTGCCAGTTCTTCATCAACGTCGTTGACAACAGCTTCCTTGACCAGGCCCAGGCCGATGGCGCGGCGTATGCCGTCTTCGGCAAGGTGGTCTCGGGGATGGAGGTCGTCGACCAGATCCGCGCCGTGAAGACCACGACCCGTGGCGGCATGCAGGACGTCCCGACGACCGCTGTTGTCATGACCTCTGTGAGCCGCGTTCCCACCGATGAGGCAGCGAAATTCATCTAA
- a CDS encoding PAS domain S-box protein, with the protein MLREVLERRRAEAEAEYSYRIDGEYRWYLIRAWRLGDHHVLVAHHDITRYKRLEMALRNSETRYRSIVDTAHEGIWLIDHQARTTLVNARMAEMLGHTPDSMLGRPLWEFMDDAACAEARRHFDHRREGVRERHDFRFITRAGDDLWTSCSTSPIFDDSGRFAGAIAMVTDVTRQRAAEQRSRAIETEMTQVSRLSIAGEMAAEIAHEINQPLAAIATYLQAAKNHLASTGDAPGGAAENVEKALQQALRAGDVVRNLTAFVRHRSHRHEPVSIAEVLGEIEMLAEAAGGDGIMVRMCIAPLLARVQIDKVQIQQVVLNLVRNAADSCRALPGGPPADTEIIVRAEASGDSVVVSVTDYGVGLAGVDASRLFHAFYTTKPNGMGLGLSISRTIIESHAGRLWAEPGASGGAVFSFTLPCISERP; encoded by the coding sequence GTGCTGCGCGAGGTGCTGGAGAGAAGGCGAGCCGAGGCCGAGGCCGAGTACTCCTACCGGATCGACGGCGAGTACCGCTGGTACCTGATCAGGGCGTGGCGACTCGGCGATCACCATGTGCTCGTCGCGCACCACGATATCACCCGCTACAAGCGTCTCGAGATGGCGCTGCGGAACAGCGAGACGAGGTACCGGTCGATCGTTGATACGGCGCACGAGGGGATCTGGCTCATCGACCACCAGGCTCGGACCACGCTCGTCAACGCGCGCATGGCGGAGATGCTCGGGCACACCCCGGACTCGATGCTCGGCCGTCCGTTGTGGGAGTTCATGGACGATGCCGCGTGCGCCGAGGCGCGCAGGCACTTCGATCATCGACGGGAAGGAGTACGGGAACGCCACGACTTCCGGTTCATTACACGTGCCGGCGACGACCTGTGGACCAGCTGCTCGACGAGCCCCATCTTCGACGATTCCGGTCGGTTTGCCGGAGCGATCGCCATGGTGACGGACGTCACGCGGCAGCGGGCCGCCGAGCAGCGGTCACGGGCGATCGAGACCGAGATGACGCAGGTCTCGAGGCTGTCGATCGCCGGGGAGATGGCCGCGGAGATCGCCCACGAGATCAACCAGCCCCTCGCCGCGATCGCGACCTACCTGCAGGCGGCGAAGAACCACCTCGCAAGCACAGGCGATGCCCCCGGCGGCGCCGCGGAGAACGTCGAAAAGGCCCTTCAGCAGGCTCTTCGCGCCGGCGACGTCGTCCGCAATCTCACCGCGTTTGTCCGGCACCGATCCCACCGCCACGAGCCCGTCTCGATCGCCGAGGTCCTCGGTGAGATCGAGATGCTCGCCGAAGCAGCGGGCGGCGACGGCATCATGGTCCGCATGTGCATCGCGCCGTTACTCGCCCGGGTCCAGATCGACAAGGTCCAGATCCAGCAGGTCGTGCTCAACCTCGTGCGCAACGCGGCGGATTCCTGCAGGGCCCTTCCCGGTGGCCCCCCCGCGGATACCGAGATCATCGTTCGTGCAGAGGCGAGCGGCGATTCGGTCGTAGTGTCCGTTACCGACTACGGGGTCGGTTTGGCGGGTGTCGACGCCAGCAGGCTGTTCCACGCGTTCTATACCACCAAGCCGAACGGCATGGGCCTGGGGCTCTCGATCAGCAGAACGATCATCGAGTCGCACGCCGGACGCCTTTGGGCCGAGCCCGGTGCCTCCGGCGGCGCGGTGTTTTCATTTACACTCCCATGCATCTCGGAGAGGCCATGA
- a CDS encoding response regulator transcription factor encodes MTMPEPADRPTVFIVDDDAAVRDSLSSLLSSAGIASAGFATAEAFLGAFEGTRPGCLVTDVRMSGQSGLALQKTLAERGDDLPIIFITGYADVATAVGAMKAGALDFLEKPFNQDQLLSRIREALARDAESRRRKGSAADAAARLARLTRREKDILRRVLDGKSSREIAQEIFRTEKTVEFHRRNILRKLGVRKTIQVRDLINAAGLPLDAES; translated from the coding sequence ATGACGATGCCCGAACCCGCAGATCGACCGACTGTGTTTATCGTGGACGACGACGCCGCAGTCCGCGATTCGCTTTCTTCGTTGCTCTCATCAGCCGGAATCGCTAGCGCGGGGTTTGCAACGGCCGAGGCGTTCCTCGGCGCGTTCGAAGGGACACGCCCAGGCTGTCTTGTCACCGATGTGCGCATGTCGGGCCAGAGCGGGCTTGCGCTGCAGAAGACCCTCGCCGAGCGAGGCGACGACCTGCCGATCATCTTTATCACGGGCTATGCCGATGTCGCCACAGCGGTCGGTGCGATGAAGGCCGGCGCCCTGGATTTCCTCGAGAAGCCGTTCAACCAGGACCAGTTGCTGTCGAGGATCCGGGAAGCCCTCGCCCGCGACGCTGAGTCGCGGCGTCGCAAGGGCAGCGCCGCCGACGCCGCCGCACGGCTGGCCCGGCTCACGCGACGCGAAAAGGACATCCTCCGGCGTGTGCTGGACGGCAAGTCGTCCCGCGAGATCGCCCAGGAAATCTTCCGGACAGAGAAGACCGTCGAGTTCCACCGCCGCAACATCCTGAGGAAGCTCGGCGTTCGCAAGACAATCCAGGTTCGGGATCTGATCAATGCGGCTGGCCTTCCCCTCGATGCTGAGTCGTAG
- the mutY gene encoding A/G-specific adenine glycosylase, giving the protein MKPARPRERSAKNLENRSVSREVESWFLRAARPLPWRRSPRDPYHAFISESMLQQTQVSRVVDRFTEFVGRYPTVEDLAAADEQDVLALWSGLGYYRRARNLLAAARVIAREHSGRIPPRMQDLLRLPGVGRYTAGAIASIGLGQRVPIVDGNVSRVLLRLHGKAADPSKRATVEWTWKAAEGLVAAAGDPALLNEGLMELGATVCTPKSPACGGCPLADWCVARQQGVTGEIPRPKRRLADSEKTVVRCLSAVIVDPESTRVLVERRATSGLWAGLWQVPTLESTGVRPTRVALARSLGVRLQAVGVRPMARLEHHTSHRLINVAVYRVDHNATFGEPRRWLGIGEALRLPLSSLQAEILRMANRVLEELAERPAVT; this is encoded by the coding sequence ATGAAGCCAGCGAGGCCTCGCGAACGTTCGGCAAAAAACCTCGAGAATCGCAGTGTTTCGCGCGAGGTCGAGTCGTGGTTTTTGCGCGCTGCAAGGCCGCTGCCGTGGAGGCGATCGCCGCGCGATCCGTACCACGCATTCATCTCCGAATCCATGCTCCAGCAGACGCAGGTGTCGCGCGTCGTCGATCGCTTTACCGAGTTCGTTGGCCGCTACCCGACCGTCGAGGATCTTGCCGCGGCGGACGAACAGGACGTGCTGGCCCTCTGGTCTGGTCTGGGGTACTACCGGCGCGCCAGAAACCTGTTGGCGGCAGCCCGCGTCATCGCCCGTGAGCACTCTGGCCGCATCCCCCCCCGGATGCAGGACTTACTGCGACTACCGGGGGTCGGCCGGTACACCGCCGGCGCGATCGCGTCCATCGGACTTGGCCAGCGGGTCCCGATTGTTGATGGGAATGTCTCAAGGGTTCTCCTCAGGCTCCACGGCAAGGCCGCTGACCCATCTAAGCGGGCGACGGTCGAGTGGACGTGGAAAGCCGCGGAGGGCCTGGTCGCGGCGGCGGGGGATCCCGCATTGCTCAATGAGGGGTTGATGGAGCTGGGGGCTACGGTGTGCACGCCGAAGTCGCCCGCGTGCGGCGGTTGTCCGCTCGCGGACTGGTGCGTGGCGAGGCAGCAGGGCGTGACCGGTGAGATCCCTCGACCGAAGCGGCGGCTCGCGGACTCGGAGAAGACCGTGGTGCGGTGCCTCAGCGCGGTGATCGTGGACCCGGAGTCCACGCGGGTCCTTGTGGAACGGCGTGCGACGAGCGGTTTGTGGGCGGGCCTGTGGCAGGTGCCGACCCTGGAGTCGACAGGCGTGCGTCCGACTCGGGTGGCGCTTGCTCGGTCGCTGGGCGTCAGATTGCAGGCGGTGGGTGTCCGCCCGATGGCCAGGTTGGAGCATCACACGAGTCACCGCCTGATCAACGTGGCCGTGTATCGGGTCGATCACAATGCGACGTTCGGGGAACCCAGGCGATGGCTCGGTATCGGCGAGGCTCTGCGGCTTCCGCTGTCGAGCCTGCAGGCGGAGATCCTGCGCATGGCAAACCGCGTCTTGGAGGAGCTGGCTGAAAGGCCCGCGGTGACTTAG
- a CDS encoding right-handed parallel beta-helix repeat-containing protein gives MKVVWKAAATLLVVTGLAGLTNGAVDPDFDHNGTVDVRDIATYVAAWTSGISTGSVEADTNSDGLLTPTDVAIFSSAWYDAVANGTGGGGNVGWTDLTPAAGARVVYVSSSAGNNSNSGLSPSSPVRTLAAGYALLRNTFPDQMLLQCGDVWTEEFPGWGKTGRSASERMVIGSYGTGPRPRIQPTSKTRDGIFERSNSNGNLIISGLEISGYTSRHTAAIQWQVGGGSNVLIEDCHVHHCTLNIVLQDMNDGFVIRRSIIDMGGPGNNGDNEANSGFYIALTHAPVTIEECVIDRCGDHPDIRPGSIPGIRSQSVYCQDTAPGIIFRKNLVSNGGCMGPDLRAGGTIEDCIITRCAIGPRMGSATGTDTPGGYPGGVTGIVRNTYVLDGTNIRDGQPSYLRGVGFWLENVRSCTVENLVIARKGPTSGPLARNPDSCAVEMHTDPGSGVTGVSFVGTRVYQWPGSGGTFARSGNRQPSYSQTGTITSGYPDPSVGISESDVALAKQMRRGVQGPTIGALLLRLKAGFAN, from the coding sequence ATGAAAGTTGTGTGGAAAGCGGCGGCAACGCTGCTCGTCGTGACCGGTCTGGCCGGTCTGACCAATGGGGCGGTCGATCCGGATTTCGACCACAATGGGACCGTTGACGTCCGAGATATCGCGACGTACGTCGCCGCGTGGACGTCCGGCATATCCACAGGATCTGTTGAGGCCGACACCAACTCGGATGGGCTGCTGACGCCGACCGATGTTGCCATCTTCTCGAGCGCGTGGTACGACGCGGTCGCGAACGGCACCGGTGGTGGTGGCAACGTCGGCTGGACCGACCTCACGCCCGCCGCGGGCGCCCGGGTCGTCTACGTCAGTTCGTCGGCCGGGAACAACTCCAACTCCGGCCTCAGCCCGTCCAGCCCCGTGCGAACCCTCGCCGCGGGCTACGCTCTGCTGCGGAACACGTTCCCCGACCAGATGCTCCTGCAGTGCGGCGACGTCTGGACCGAGGAGTTCCCCGGCTGGGGCAAGACCGGCCGCTCGGCCAGCGAGCGGATGGTCATCGGCTCGTACGGGACCGGCCCCCGCCCCCGGATCCAGCCGACCTCCAAGACCCGCGATGGCATCTTCGAGCGGAGCAACTCCAACGGTAACCTCATCATCTCCGGACTGGAGATTTCGGGGTACACCAGCCGCCACACCGCGGCGATCCAGTGGCAGGTTGGCGGTGGCAGCAACGTCCTGATCGAGGACTGCCACGTCCACCACTGCACGCTCAACATCGTTCTGCAGGACATGAACGACGGGTTCGTGATCCGTCGCTCGATCATCGACATGGGCGGCCCGGGCAACAACGGCGACAACGAGGCCAACTCCGGCTTCTACATCGCCCTCACCCACGCCCCCGTCACGATCGAGGAGTGCGTCATCGACCGCTGCGGCGACCACCCGGACATCCGCCCCGGATCGATCCCCGGCATCCGCAGCCAGTCGGTGTACTGCCAGGACACCGCCCCGGGCATCATCTTCCGCAAGAACCTCGTCTCCAACGGCGGGTGCATGGGCCCGGACCTCCGCGCCGGCGGAACGATCGAGGACTGCATCATCACCCGGTGCGCCATCGGCCCCCGCATGGGCTCCGCGACCGGCACCGACACCCCAGGGGGATACCCCGGCGGTGTCACCGGTATCGTCCGCAACACCTACGTACTCGACGGCACCAACATCCGTGACGGGCAGCCGTCCTATCTCCGCGGCGTCGGCTTCTGGCTCGAGAACGTCCGCAGCTGCACCGTGGAGAACCTGGTCATCGCCCGAAAGGGGCCGACCAGCGGCCCCCTCGCCCGCAACCCCGATTCGTGCGCCGTCGAGATGCACACCGACCCGGGCTCGGGTGTCACCGGCGTCAGCTTCGTCGGTACCCGTGTCTACCAGTGGCCCGGGAGCGGCGGCACCTTCGCCCGGTCGGGCAACCGCCAGCCCAGCTACAGCCAGACCGGGACCATCACCTCCGGCTACCCCGATCCCAGCGTTGGGATCTCCGAGTCGGATGTCGCCCTCGCGAAGCAGATGCGTCGCGGCGTGCAGGGGCCGACCATCGGGGCGCTGCTGCTGAGACTCAAGGCCGGGTTCGCGAACTGA
- a CDS encoding NifU N-terminal domain-containing protein yields the protein MPYAVTAFEPTPNPLALKCVLDRTVASPPKSFRTRPAAGVAGDPVAEALFAIEGVEGLYLCDDWITVRKAESAAWDRIRPAVRAALARVP from the coding sequence ATGCCCTACGCCGTCACCGCCTTTGAACCCACGCCCAACCCGCTCGCGCTCAAGTGCGTGCTGGACCGCACGGTGGCGTCACCCCCGAAGTCGTTCCGCACCCGGCCGGCCGCCGGCGTGGCGGGCGATCCGGTGGCCGAAGCGCTGTTTGCGATCGAGGGGGTCGAGGGGCTGTACCTGTGCGACGACTGGATCACGGTTCGCAAGGCCGAGTCGGCCGCGTGGGACCGGATCCGACCGGCCGTCAGGGCGGCCCTCGCCCGGGTGCCGTAG
- the cdaA gene encoding diadenylate cyclase CdaA gives MFARIAQLAERLGAYPLWQVLIEVGIIWIVVYVVVRFVQGTRAVGALRGVLLLLVIATVMVRVLGGTEAFQRLRYLYDNFLTLLAITLIVVFQPELRRGLIRLGEAQVFRRVPTQIEATASAIVDACAFLSKAKFGALIVIEREIGLKGLIEGGTTVGAEVSARLLQTIFFPGSALHDLAVVIKADRIESAGVQLPLAEPEEMPDASLGSRHRAAVGLSKECDALVVVVSEETGMLSIAERGRLDRGFTPAALKDEIIARVRGGHGIDVQQELSAIGHSIDRLRGKNGAKDGAAKELLKSRAEGVAAGEKGA, from the coding sequence ATGTTTGCGCGGATCGCACAACTCGCGGAACGGCTGGGGGCGTACCCGCTCTGGCAGGTGCTCATCGAGGTGGGCATCATCTGGATCGTCGTCTACGTGGTCGTCCGCTTCGTCCAGGGGACGCGCGCCGTTGGGGCTCTTCGCGGCGTCCTGCTCCTGCTGGTTATCGCGACGGTCATGGTCCGCGTCCTGGGCGGCACCGAGGCGTTCCAGCGGCTGCGGTACCTCTACGACAACTTCCTCACACTCCTCGCCATCACCCTCATCGTCGTTTTCCAGCCCGAACTCCGGCGCGGCCTGATCCGCCTCGGCGAGGCCCAGGTGTTCCGCCGGGTCCCGACGCAGATCGAGGCGACGGCTTCCGCGATCGTCGATGCCTGCGCGTTCCTGAGCAAGGCCAAGTTCGGCGCCCTGATCGTGATCGAGCGGGAGATCGGCCTCAAGGGCCTGATCGAGGGCGGCACCACCGTCGGGGCCGAGGTATCGGCCCGGTTGCTCCAGACCATCTTCTTCCCCGGCTCGGCCCTGCACGATCTTGCGGTCGTCATCAAGGCCGATCGGATCGAGTCCGCCGGTGTCCAGCTCCCGCTCGCCGAGCCCGAGGAGATGCCCGACGCCTCCCTCGGCTCCAGGCACCGGGCCGCCGTGGGGCTCAGCAAGGAGTGCGATGCGCTCGTCGTCGTGGTGAGCGAGGAGACCGGCATGCTCAGCATCGCCGAGCGCGGCCGGCTTGACCGCGGCTTCACGCCCGCGGCCCTCAAGGACGAGATCATCGCCCGCGTCCGCGGCGGGCACGGCATCGACGTCCAGCAGGAACTCTCCGCCATCGGACACAGCATCGACCGCCTCCGCGGCAAGAACGGGGCCAAGGACGGCGCCGCCAAGGAACTCCTCAAGTCCAGGGCCGAGGGCGTCGCCGCCGGCGAGAAGGGGGCCTGA
- a CDS encoding alpha/beta hydrolase — protein MRRTAAILVVTLTSLLAACQTQPTHTADVSTSRSLSPIRNIVLVHGAWADGSGWRGVRDALVADGYSVSIVQPPLTSYTEDVAAVRRVLALQDGPCLLVAHSYGGAVITEAGNHENVVGLVYVAAHMPDTGESEAFTGKKFPSELSKSGAVRRTPDGFLYLEPAQFHEYFAADLPQDEASFNAHSQVLIHADNFGAIITTPAWKTRPSWMIVAGSDKTINPDLERWYAARAGSDTTELAGASHSVYISRAPEVADVIKRAATQSGSTKALPHQ, from the coding sequence GTGCGAAGGACAGCAGCCATACTCGTCGTCACGCTGACCTCACTGCTCGCTGCCTGCCAAACGCAGCCGACACACACCGCTGACGTGTCAACCAGTAGGAGCCTCTCACCGATCAGGAACATCGTGTTGGTACATGGCGCGTGGGCCGACGGCTCCGGCTGGCGTGGTGTGCGAGATGCCCTTGTGGCCGATGGCTACAGCGTCAGCATTGTGCAACCGCCGCTCACATCCTACACGGAAGACGTGGCTGCTGTTCGGCGCGTGCTCGCGCTCCAGGACGGGCCATGTCTTCTTGTCGCGCACAGCTACGGTGGGGCGGTGATCACCGAAGCTGGGAATCACGAGAATGTCGTCGGCCTAGTGTACGTCGCGGCGCACATGCCCGATACTGGCGAGAGCGAGGCGTTCACCGGGAAGAAGTTCCCAAGCGAGCTGAGCAAGTCCGGTGCAGTCCGGAGGACCCCCGACGGCTTTCTCTATCTCGAGCCAGCGCAGTTCCACGAGTACTTCGCGGCGGACCTGCCGCAGGATGAAGCATCCTTCAACGCCCACTCGCAGGTGCTGATCCACGCCGACAACTTCGGCGCGATCATCACAACACCCGCGTGGAAGACAAGGCCGAGCTGGATGATCGTCGCCGGGAGCGACAAGACCATCAACCCGGACCTCGAGCGGTGGTACGCCGCGCGCGCCGGGAGCGACACGACCGAGCTTGCCGGGGCGAGCCACTCCGTCTACATCTCTCGCGCGCCCGAAGTGGCAGATGTAATCAAGAGGGCGGCGACCCAGAGCGGGAGCACCAAGGCCCTGCCACATCAATAG